The following proteins are co-located in the Borrelia sp. RT5S genome:
- the bdr gene encoding Bdr family repetitive protein, whose translation MNTSLVSREISAEDVRKEFESKGFSHAVIDFILIRNDNFHYQVLSERINSLEKNLEKNMNIKFDAVNERMDRIESNMDKRIEAAIRPLYWIFGFISTFTGGVFIALLTMITRK comes from the coding sequence ATGAATACTAGTTTAGTAAGTAGAGAAATATCAGCAGAGGATGTTAGAAAGGAATTTGAAAGTAAGGGGTTTAGTCATGCCGTTATTGATTTTATATTAATAAGAAATGATAATTTCCATTATCAAGTGTTGTCTGAACGAATTAATTCTCTTGAGAAGAATCTTGAGAAGAATATGAATATAAAATTTGATGCGGTTAATGAACGAATGGATAGGATAGAGAGTAATATGGATAAGAGGATAGAAGCGGCGATAAGACCGCTTTACTGGATATTTGGGTTTATATCCACATTTACTGGTGGTGTTTTTATTGCATTGCTCACGATGATTACAAGGAAGTAA
- a CDS encoding DNA adenine methylase encodes MKLLNREGSKYRYKERIIELFPKHSAYIEGFLGTGAIFLNKPLAQFNILNDHSRFIYKFFYILRRDPDYLYNSVKNALIYKDIMDENQDKIGYQILSLLYSLFGQVSNTMVVSRHNGKKIFLERFNKYKDLVLAKLEHAIITNQDIFRFLRMINKRVKTTKSSFMYLDPPYSMSKGGLVDNKDWSIDKLERLILELKRYPWLFAISEYDDPVVLQLFEKHGLNVHTVAKSSGLAATFGQIKHEILATSY; translated from the coding sequence ATGAAATTACTAAATAGAGAAGGAAGTAAATATAGGTATAAGGAGCGCATAATAGAATTGTTTCCAAAGCATTCCGCATATATTGAAGGGTTCTTAGGTACAGGAGCCATATTTTTAAACAAGCCACTAGCTCAATTTAATATACTAAATGACCACTCAAGGTTTATATACAAGTTTTTCTACATATTAAGAAGAGATCCAGACTATCTATACAACAGTGTAAAGAATGCATTAATATATAAAGATATAATGGATGAGAATCAAGACAAGATAGGGTATCAGATCCTAAGCTTGCTTTATTCACTCTTTGGGCAGGTTAGTAATACCATGGTAGTAAGCAGACACAATGGTAAGAAGATATTTCTAGAACGATTTAACAAATACAAGGACCTCGTACTAGCTAAGCTTGAGCATGCAATAATAACTAATCAAGATATATTTAGATTCCTACGAATGATAAATAAAAGAGTCAAGACTACAAAGTCATCTTTTATGTATCTAGATCCCCCGTACAGCATGTCAAAAGGAGGGCTTGTTGATAATAAGGATTGGAGTATTGATAAACTTGAAAGATTAATACTAGAGCTTAAACGGTATCCTTGGTTGTTTGCAATAAGTGAATACGATGATCCTGTTGTATTGCAATTATTTGAAAAACATGGCCTTAATGTTCACACAGTAGCTAAATCTAGTGGCCTCGCTGCTACTTTTGGGCAAATCAAACATGAAATACTTGCAACATCATACTAA
- a CDS encoding tape measure protein, translating into MTLEDIIIPLSIATQNEEKLDAMAAALQEMASQQFDNIAELERNLGGVGKAAGSVKAAQDAMIKQAKQTADAQKKVADSVAGIGKKTAGVKSLGASFKSMGKNLVDVRGFANKVGESLEQVVASMGPLALALKVLQGIGDAIAGGFSASLAAVDSFNKEVETFSGMLGSEDLGKALAEDMRAFGQETLFSQEAINNAAQTLLSYGATADETRARMSMFADVAGGSSAGLEKLAEVYAKTESSNRIALEDLESLRDMGLDITDVLAEEAGVSGEALFKMASEGKLGFNDLSGALQKATGEGGKFYKNTAREARTLAQSQEQTAKMSEKLFLEIGQALEPMMMGFEKVKQFLIVGVLTPITKITGAVISLYAKLMEIAGYIAGKYVEAFKWAFGPILSLFSKAGELAGKLWGAVSQFLGLAKQQEAEEKKPEPERTKKYDPTAITDYDKQMTADYEELQKKIFKMKRDIELKPYEEQLKATRQVEAFINARNKEFLAKYSSSFDNLNEANQKTLAGVEKTVGDFARANHDFVNAHKDLKADLATKEREILTLPYREQEKATRKLALEAHARNKEFLAKYGSNFAKLNEQSRQVVTAMQREVNEFEKSALDRSFADSYKALQDKIRDIKYNLALLPEDAHGRAAVAMQQEIAVMYRQFSEAHKSEFEHLNDTNKNALLSAAEQARKASQDWFSSIMALLNGLANSVSKVLTQDLGKAFAQNTARGTDAFIASTVQASKDIVSNLGVWGQLAVAIFDFTVGIFKGIEAKAIAEIEKRRDEELDRLAKQSEVELMRIEDAFTREINMRKEKLSKLDEQYSKEIEFLKQAQSKGQISGEEFQKRLASVQQEYQTKRAAQQEGIATQETQKKIEEERSRKLTKLEEERIKAQAEVDKINASWWYWSKQTDIDNATAILDEILKRIAKLKAAGSLEEIKLAQRGAAFKTNSPTYMPNAGGLLTSEFGQSEFVKVTPAPIDENLRKNEARIIAEEIVRLQKAEGAKGQGTVVINNYNFNGDVLDAEKLVRMLKAKEHSLGFRMSD; encoded by the coding sequence ATGACACTAGAAGACATAATAATCCCTTTATCAATAGCAACACAGAATGAAGAAAAACTAGACGCTATGGCTGCAGCTTTGCAAGAAATGGCAAGCCAGCAGTTTGACAATATTGCCGAACTTGAGCGTAACCTTGGTGGGGTTGGTAAAGCAGCCGGATCAGTCAAGGCTGCCCAAGACGCTATGATTAAGCAAGCTAAACAGACAGCCGATGCACAGAAGAAAGTAGCTGATAGCGTTGCTGGCATTGGTAAGAAGACCGCAGGCGTTAAATCACTTGGTGCTTCATTTAAAAGCATGGGAAAAAACCTAGTTGATGTTAGGGGCTTTGCTAATAAGGTAGGTGAGTCACTTGAGCAGGTTGTAGCAAGCATGGGGCCGCTCGCTTTAGCTTTAAAGGTGCTTCAAGGCATTGGAGATGCGATTGCTGGTGGGTTTAGTGCCTCACTTGCCGCTGTTGATTCTTTTAACAAAGAGGTTGAAACATTCTCAGGCATGCTTGGAAGTGAGGACCTTGGCAAGGCATTAGCTGAGGACATGCGGGCTTTCGGGCAGGAGACGCTCTTTTCTCAAGAGGCAATAAATAATGCAGCACAAACACTGCTCTCATATGGAGCTACTGCAGATGAGACTCGCGCACGCATGAGCATGTTTGCAGACGTGGCTGGAGGGAGCAGTGCTGGCTTGGAAAAACTTGCTGAGGTTTATGCTAAAACTGAGTCTAGCAACCGCATTGCTCTAGAGGACCTCGAGTCGCTACGTGACATGGGTCTTGATATTACAGACGTGCTTGCAGAGGAGGCGGGTGTTAGTGGTGAGGCATTGTTTAAGATGGCTAGTGAGGGTAAGCTTGGCTTTAACGATCTAAGTGGTGCCTTGCAAAAGGCCACAGGTGAGGGTGGTAAGTTTTACAAAAACACGGCTCGTGAGGCCCGTACACTAGCACAGTCACAAGAACAGACTGCTAAGATGAGTGAGAAGCTGTTCTTAGAAATCGGGCAGGCACTAGAGCCCATGATGATGGGCTTTGAGAAGGTCAAGCAGTTCTTAATTGTGGGTGTCTTGACTCCCATTACTAAAATAACAGGTGCTGTTATCTCGCTTTATGCTAAGCTTATGGAAATTGCAGGCTATATTGCAGGTAAGTACGTGGAGGCCTTCAAGTGGGCTTTCGGCCCCATCCTCTCGCTTTTTAGTAAGGCAGGTGAGCTTGCTGGTAAGCTTTGGGGGGCAGTCTCTCAATTCTTAGGGCTTGCTAAGCAGCAAGAGGCAGAAGAGAAAAAACCAGAACCTGAACGCACGAAGAAATACGATCCAACGGCCATTACTGATTATGATAAGCAAATGACTGCTGATTATGAGGAGCTTCAGAAGAAAATATTTAAGATGAAGCGTGACATAGAGCTTAAACCCTACGAGGAGCAGCTTAAGGCTACTCGTCAAGTCGAGGCTTTCATTAACGCACGCAATAAGGAATTCCTTGCCAAATACAGTTCAAGCTTTGATAACTTAAATGAAGCAAATCAGAAGACGCTGGCTGGGGTTGAGAAGACCGTTGGTGATTTTGCCAGAGCCAATCACGATTTTGTTAATGCTCATAAGGACTTAAAAGCTGATTTAGCTACCAAAGAGCGTGAAATCTTAACACTTCCCTATAGGGAACAAGAGAAGGCAACCCGTAAGCTTGCTCTTGAAGCTCACGCGCGCAATAAGGAATTCCTTGCAAAATATGGTTCAAACTTTGCAAAACTTAATGAACAAAGCAGGCAGGTCGTTACTGCAATGCAACGTGAGGTTAATGAGTTTGAAAAGAGCGCGCTTGATAGGTCCTTTGCTGATTCATACAAGGCTTTGCAAGACAAGATTAGAGACATTAAATACAACCTTGCCTTACTACCTGAGGATGCCCATGGGAGGGCTGCTGTTGCTATGCAACAAGAGATAGCTGTAATGTATCGCCAGTTTAGCGAAGCTCACAAGAGTGAGTTTGAGCATCTTAATGACACTAATAAGAATGCCTTACTTAGTGCTGCCGAGCAGGCTCGCAAGGCTAGCCAAGATTGGTTTTCGTCCATAATGGCATTACTTAATGGACTAGCAAACTCCGTAAGTAAGGTTTTAACTCAAGATTTAGGTAAGGCCTTTGCGCAAAATACCGCTCGGGGTACAGACGCCTTTATCGCATCTACAGTGCAGGCTTCAAAAGATATCGTATCAAACCTTGGTGTGTGGGGTCAGCTGGCCGTTGCCATTTTTGATTTTACAGTGGGTATCTTTAAGGGAATAGAAGCAAAGGCTATTGCTGAGATTGAAAAGAGACGTGATGAGGAATTAGATCGGCTTGCTAAACAAAGTGAAGTCGAGCTCATGCGTATAGAAGACGCTTTTACTCGTGAGATTAACATGAGAAAGGAAAAGCTTTCAAAGCTTGATGAGCAGTACAGTAAGGAAATTGAGTTTTTAAAGCAAGCACAAAGTAAAGGACAAATATCAGGAGAGGAGTTTCAAAAGCGTTTAGCTAGTGTGCAGCAGGAGTACCAGACCAAGCGGGCTGCACAGCAGGAGGGCATCGCTACACAGGAGACACAGAAGAAAATTGAAGAGGAACGCAGCCGTAAGCTTACGAAACTTGAAGAAGAGAGGATTAAAGCTCAAGCAGAAGTGGATAAGATTAATGCCTCATGGTGGTATTGGAGTAAGCAAACAGACATAGATAATGCTACTGCCATACTAGATGAGATACTAAAACGCATCGCAAAACTTAAGGCCGCTGGTAGCCTAGAGGAGATTAAACTTGCTCAACGAGGTGCTGCGTTTAAAACTAACAGCCCCACTTACATGCCCAATGCTGGCGGCCTTCTAACAAGTGAGTTTGGTCAGAGTGAGTTTGTAAAGGTAACTCCAGCTCCAATTGATGAGAATTTAAGAAAAAATGAGGCTCGCATTATTGCTGAAGAGATCGTAAGGCTACAAAAGGCAGAAGGAGCTAAGGGTCAAGGAACAGTTGTGATTAATAACTATAACTTCAATGGGGACGTCCTTGATGCTGAGAAGCTTGTTCGTATGCTTAAAGCTAAGGAGCATTCACTTGGCTTTAGAATGTCAGACTAA
- the bdr gene encoding Bdr family repetitive protein, translated as MSNLAYDRLPEYEEVKQVFLDKGFPEAVVQYVLLRNSNYNYESLQTRMTVLEKQMITLSRDVKEGTSKLDGKIESVRSELRGDIGKLEDKIGKLEDKIGKLEGKIETVKGDIESVRSELRGDIGKLDDKIETVRSELLSELKENRKEIKSDIKTAIYPIYWILGVGVPAAVMFLSYFK; from the coding sequence ATGAGTAATCTTGCATATGATCGATTACCAGAGTATGAGGAAGTAAAGCAGGTATTTCTTGATAAGGGGTTTCCAGAAGCAGTGGTTCAGTATGTCCTGCTTCGCAATTCTAATTATAACTATGAGAGTTTGCAAACTAGAATGACTGTGCTTGAGAAACAAATGATAACTCTTAGTAGAGATGTTAAGGAAGGCACAAGCAAGCTTGATGGTAAGATAGAGTCAGTAAGGAGTGAGCTTAGGGGTGATATAGGTAAGCTTGAGGACAAGATAGGTAAGCTAGAGGACAAGATAGGTAAGCTTGAGGGCAAGATAGAGACAGTCAAGGGCGACATAGAGTCAGTAAGGAGTGAGCTTAGGGGTGATATAGGTAAGCTAGATGACAAAATAGAGACAGTAAGGAGTGAGCTACTATCTGAGCTTAAGGAAAATAGGAAAGAGATTAAAAGTGATATTAAGACAGCAATATACCCTATTTATTGGATACTAGGAGTAGGAGTACCAGCTGCAGTAATGTTCCTTTCATATTTTAAATAG
- a CDS encoding ParA family protein, with product MADRRTSPRVISVASIKGGVGKSTTCLILAKLLSQEHKVLLIDMDPQSSITSYYGNLLDEQGACISEFNIHQVLKGERFIGHAVINVERNLDIIAGYYTLKRFLYDVMERYRCDLFIKISDTNFYLKDAIRHLSKKYDYILIDTTPATGPILSNALVVSNYVITPVVCQVWTYESIELIYEEVRNELKLDIPMYTLATMYRNRSTHFNINRKLQERDDFLGTVKERESLNKKFHLGDAIDMKSDYVDEYRKILNNFMLKSGEQALKV from the coding sequence TTGGCTGACAGGAGAACGAGCCCTAGAGTTATATCAGTAGCAAGTATTAAGGGTGGTGTTGGCAAGAGCACTACTTGTTTGATACTTGCTAAGCTGCTATCACAGGAGCATAAGGTTTTGCTTATCGATATGGATCCTCAGTCTTCTATTACTAGTTATTATGGTAATTTATTAGATGAACAAGGGGCGTGTATTTCAGAGTTTAATATACACCAAGTTCTTAAGGGAGAGCGGTTTATAGGGCATGCGGTTATAAATGTGGAACGAAATCTTGACATAATAGCAGGGTATTATACCTTGAAAAGGTTTTTATACGATGTTATGGAGAGATATCGCTGTGATTTATTTATTAAAATTAGTGATACAAATTTTTACTTAAAAGATGCAATACGGCACCTAAGCAAAAAGTACGATTATATTTTAATTGATACCACACCGGCAACTGGTCCTATTTTATCGAATGCACTTGTTGTTAGTAATTATGTAATCACACCAGTTGTTTGTCAGGTGTGGACATATGAAAGCATAGAACTCATTTATGAAGAAGTTAGAAATGAATTAAAATTGGACATACCTATGTATACACTAGCAACTATGTACCGGAATAGAAGCACGCATTTTAATATTAATAGGAAGCTTCAAGAGAGAGATGACTTTTTAGGAACTGTAAAAGAACGCGAAAGTTTGAATAAAAAATTCCATTTAGGAGATGCCATTGATATGAAAAGTGATTATGTAGATGAATATCGAAAAATTTTGAACAATTTTATGTTAAAGAGTGGAGAACAGGCTCTAAAAGTTTAG
- a CDS encoding chromosome replication/partitioning protein, whose protein sequence is MKEIEVKFRARTDKQALKDMRNDLDMRFKTLMSKLAVLVIRDVENRIEIAKTLFEIHDEKLYIAGGFADFKAFVQASRISKSNVYNYIKIGKALKEGYITEQDIKEQGFHGRNLLLASGDDLKVEGEREIKKGAALRISMPSEDTYMYFKSNTKFASFILDTLCREKRALLDELLLRYNQGDMVDEKMKAVDIIETEPEENIEEISTR, encoded by the coding sequence ATGAAGGAAATAGAAGTCAAATTTAGAGCAAGAACTGACAAACAAGCATTAAAGGATATGCGTAATGATTTAGATATGAGATTTAAAACTCTTATGAGTAAGCTTGCAGTATTGGTAATACGAGATGTTGAGAATAGAATAGAAATAGCTAAAACATTGTTTGAAATACACGATGAAAAATTATATATAGCGGGTGGGTTTGCAGATTTTAAGGCGTTTGTTCAAGCTAGTAGAATATCAAAGTCAAATGTTTATAACTATATTAAAATTGGGAAGGCGCTTAAAGAAGGATATATAACGGAACAGGATATTAAAGAGCAGGGATTTCACGGCAGGAATCTTTTATTAGCAAGTGGTGATGATTTAAAAGTAGAAGGAGAGCGAGAAATAAAAAAGGGAGCAGCATTAAGAATATCGATGCCTTCAGAAGATACGTATATGTATTTTAAGTCAAATACTAAATTTGCTTCTTTTATATTAGATACGCTTTGTAGGGAAAAAAGGGCCTTATTAGATGAGTTGCTTCTCAGATATAATCAAGGGGATATGGTTGATGAAAAAATGAAGGCAGTGGATATCATTGAAACAGAGCCTGAAGAGAATATAGAGGAAATAAGCACTCGTTAA
- a CDS encoding L-threonylcarbamoyladenylate synthase, which yields MKTELIGCDEVERAARLIKEGELVVFPTETVYGLGANAYNGAAVSMIFAVKMRPITNPLIVHVDSIERIRELAAYVPRSAERLMQRFTPGPMTFVLKNAGRVSRFVCGGLSSIAVRIPSHPVALSLIRTSGVPIAAPSANLSRRPSTTNFSMASKELNGLVRGIIKHEGCSSIGIESTVVSFTNTGDVLILRPGFITREAIQGALGYEFSVDYAAAEEAAASPGNLLEHYRPRIPVYLFRKQDNIRKYFLDRDTKILITKDTLNSYWFNKFRLVENMCVYDTLDEYAANLYKEFVASERAYKQIIAEYTHNHGLGYSINNRLSKASLHKFVST from the coding sequence ATGAAGACCGAGTTAATAGGATGTGATGAAGTAGAAAGGGCAGCACGACTTATAAAAGAAGGTGAGCTGGTGGTGTTTCCAACGGAAACAGTGTATGGGCTTGGAGCTAATGCATACAATGGTGCTGCTGTTAGTATGATCTTTGCAGTCAAGATGCGCCCCATTACCAACCCATTAATAGTGCATGTTGACTCAATAGAGAGGATAAGAGAGCTTGCAGCCTATGTTCCTCGGAGTGCAGAGCGCTTGATGCAAAGATTTACTCCAGGCCCCATGACATTTGTACTTAAGAATGCAGGGCGGGTGTCTAGATTTGTATGCGGTGGCCTTAGCAGCATTGCAGTAAGGATACCAAGCCATCCTGTAGCATTAAGCTTAATTAGGACAAGTGGTGTTCCAATAGCAGCCCCTTCTGCCAATCTGTCAAGACGCCCCAGCACTACCAATTTTTCTATGGCAAGCAAAGAGCTTAATGGACTAGTTAGAGGAATAATTAAGCATGAGGGGTGCTCAAGCATTGGAATAGAATCAACTGTTGTAAGCTTCACCAACACTGGGGATGTACTAATATTGCGTCCAGGTTTTATTACAAGAGAGGCAATACAGGGGGCTCTTGGGTACGAGTTTAGTGTAGATTATGCTGCAGCAGAAGAGGCGGCCGCATCTCCTGGTAATTTACTAGAGCACTACAGACCACGTATACCTGTTTACTTATTTAGAAAGCAAGATAACATAAGGAAATATTTTCTAGACAGGGACACAAAAATACTTATTACAAAAGATACCCTTAATTCATATTGGTTTAACAAGTTTAGGCTTGTAGAAAACATGTGTGTCTACGATACACTGGATGAGTATGCTGCTAACTTGTACAAAGAATTTGTCGCTTCTGAGAGAGCCTACAAACAAATAATTGCAGAGTACACACACAACCATGGGCTTGGCTACTCAATTAATAACAGACTTTCCAAAGCCAGCCTACACAAATTCGTTTCTACCTAA